The following is a genomic window from Corynebacterium incognita.
GGACATGTCCCGTCTGGCCGAAGAAATCGTCTACTGGTGTACCCCGGAGTTCGGCTACGTCACCCTCGACGATGCTTGGTCCACCGGGTCGTCGATTATGCCGCAGAAGAAAAACCCGGACGTCGCCGAGCTCACCCGCGGCAAGACAGGACGCCTGATCGGCAATCTGTCGGGCCTCATGGCCACACTCAAGGCCCAGCCACTGGCGTACAACCGAGACCTGCAGGAGGACAAAGAGCCCCTGGTGGACTCCTTTGCTCAGCTCAACCTCTTATTGCCGGCGATGACCGGACTGGTCAGCACGCTGGTCTTCCACACCGACCGCATGCGGGAGCTTGCGCCGCAGGGCTTTACTCTGGCCACCGACCTGGCCGAGTGGATGGTACGTCAGGGCGTTCCGTTTCGCGAGGCCCACGAAGCCTCGGGCGAGTGCGTGCGCCTGGCGGAAGCCAGGGGAGTGGACCTGGTGGACCTCACCGACGAGGAGTTCGCGGGCGTCGACAAGCGCCTCACCCCAGAGGTGCGCACGGTGCTCACCATCGACGGCGCGGTAGCTTCGCGCTCCACCAAGGGCGGCACCGCCGGCGTTCGGGTGGCCGAGCAACGCGCGGAAGTTGAGCGCAAGTCCGCGGACTATCGCCAGTGGGCTCAGCGCCCCACCCGATAGACCTCCTCACCGAGGGCATCCAGTGTCTGCGCGACGCTGGTCAACGTCCCGACTCAACACACTCGGGTCAACGCCACCGTGTAGCATGAGCTGCATGAGCGTTGACCCGAAACTGTTGGAAATCCTCGTCTGCCCACAAGACAAGGGCGAGCTGGTCTATAACGAGGACAAGAACGTCCTCATCAACGAGCGCCTGCACATCGCCTATCCCATCGAGGATGGCATTCCCGTGATGCTTGCCGACGAAGCAATCGACTGGCCAGCCTAAGGCCCACCGACCCCACATTTTCGGAGAAGAACCCATGAACATCATTGACGAACTGTCCTGGCGTGGACTCATCAACCAATCCACTGACCTCGATGCGCTCCGCGAAGCCTGCGCGGAACCCATCACTCTGTACTGCG
Proteins encoded in this region:
- a CDS encoding Trm112 family protein, with translation MSCMSVDPKLLEILVCPQDKGELVYNEDKNVLINERLHIAYPIEDGIPVMLADEAIDWPA